Proteins encoded together in one Lathyrus oleraceus cultivar Zhongwan6 chromosome 5, CAAS_Psat_ZW6_1.0, whole genome shotgun sequence window:
- the LOC127078870 gene encoding uncharacterized protein LOC127078870 → MACIDAHKVLYGIHMLSEEAEYWWDNVLNRLKANGTKITWIAFRAAFMEKYFPTDVSSKKEIELLELKQGNTIVVDYVAKFEELFSHARSSGYKSVSDKKSGIHNRIKMYVVPDECKSTVVVCFNCSEVGHISTECQKCKKTQDVKAGGKVFALSGANTSKFDNLIRATCFINGIPLITIINTNVMHSLISVDCVKRLNLVVSTMNGSMVIDTQANGLVAIYFVCLNFPLTILSRHEKYSVTTQFYLFQRKWKIAIKP, encoded by the exons ATGGCTTGCATAGATGCTCATAAGGTTCTTTATGGTATTCATATGCTATCAGAGGAGGCCGAATATTGGTGGGATAATGTATTAAATAGATTGAAAGCTAATGGTACTAAGATTACTTGGATTGCGTTCAGAGCTGCATTTATGGAGAAATATTTCCCGACTGATGTGAGTAGCAAGAAGGAGATCGAGTTACTTGAGCTTAAGCAAGGAAACACGATTGTAGTAGATTATGTTGCTAAATTTGAAGAACTGTTCAG TCATGCAAGATCTTCTGGTTACAAAAGTGTCAGTGATAAGAAGAGTGGTATTCATAACCGCATAAAGATGTATGTCGTTCCAGACG AATGCAAGAGTACTGTTGTGGTTTGTTTCAACTGTAGTGAGGTTGGTCATATTAGTACAGAGTGTCAGAAATGCAAGAAGACGCAGGATGTGAAAGCTGGTGGAAAAGTGTTTGCTCTCAGTGGTGCAAATACCTCAAAGTTTGATAATTTGATTCGAGCTACATGTTTTATTAATGGTATTCCTTTGATTACTATCATTAACACAAATGTGATGCATTCCTTGATATCTGTTGATTGTGTGAAAAGATTGAATCTTGTGGTGTCCACTATGAATGGTAGTATGGTTATCGATACTCAAGCTAATGGATTGGTGGCtatttattttgtttgtttgaaTTTCCCTTTGACAATATTGTCGCGCCACGAAAAATATAGTGTCACCACTcaattttatttattccaaaggaaatggaaaataGCAATAAAACCCTAA